From a region of the Saccharomyces cerevisiae S288C chromosome IX, complete sequence genome:
- the FMC1 gene encoding Fmc1p (Mitochondrial matrix protein; required for assembly or stability at high temperature of the F1 sector of mitochondrial F1F0 ATP synthase; null mutant temperature sensitive growth on glycerol is suppressed by multicopy expression of Odc1p) yields the protein MDRPRTLRTYRGLIRAILKYERPSKIVNWGNLRKAMITKLEYAKKQNQRDSHENINRQLEKWKKLDPVSDRSLNLFIADSKSLRSILQNDIKWEKKVAQGQNVDEIFEHALDIIKFLDNQREYEELVDRYNPGNKLTQDEKVKRTANVVGLDVPT from the coding sequence ATGGATAGACCAAGAACATTACGCACATATAGAGGACTCATAAGAGCCATTCTGAAATATGAAAGGCCAAGCAAGATAGTCAATTGGGGCAATCTACGAAAGGCAATGATAACAAAGTTGGAATATGCTAAGAAACAAAATCAGAGAGACTCGCATGAGAACATCAACAGACAGTTAgagaaatggaaaaaactAGATCCGGTAAGCGACAgatctttgaatttgtttATAGCCGACTCTAAGTCATTACGTTCCATATTACAAAACGATATAAAGTGGGAGAAAAAGGTGGCCCAGGGACAAAACGTTGACGAGATATTCGAACACGCTTTGGACATCATCAAGTTCTTGGACAACCAAAGAGAATACGAGGAGCTGGTCGACAGATACAATCCTGGCAACAAGTTGACACAGGATGagaaagtgaaaagaaCTGCAAACGTGGTTGGGCTGGACGTTCCGACATAG
- the FYV10 gene encoding glucose-induced degradation complex subunit FYV10 (Subunit of GID complex; involved in proteasome-dependent catabolite inactivation of gluconeogenic enzymes FBPase, PEPCK, and c-MDH; forms dimer with Rmd5p that is then recruited to GID Complex by Gid8p; contains a degenerate RING finger motif needed for GID complex ubiquitin ligase activity in vivo, as well as CTLH and CRA domains; plays role in anti-apoptosis; required for survival upon exposure to K1 killer toxin) translates to MAEKSIFNEPDVDFHLKLNQQLFHIPYELLSKRIKHTQAVINKETKSLHEHTAALNQIFEHNDVEHDELALAKITEMIRKVDHIERFLNTQIKSYCQILNRIKKRLEFFHELKDIKSQNSGTSHNGNNEGTRTKLIQWYQSYTNILIGDYLTRNNPIKYNSETKDHWNSGVVFLKQSQLDDLIDYDVLLEANRISTSLLHERNLLPLISWINENKKTLTKKSSILEFQARLQEYIELLKVDNYTDAIVCFQRFLLPFVKSNFTDLKLASGLLIFIKYCNDQKPTSSTSSGFDTEEIKSQSLPMKKDRIFQHFFHKSLPRITSKPAVNTTDYDKSSLINLQSGDFERYLNLLDDQRWSVLNDLFLSDFYSMYGISQNDPLLIYLSLGISSLKTRDCLHPSDDENGNQETETATTAEKEVEDLQLFTLHSLKRKNCPVCSETFKPITQALPFAHHIQSQLFENPILLPNGNVYDSKKLKKLAKTLKKQNLISLNPGQIMDPVDMKIFCESDSIKMYPT, encoded by the coding sequence ATGGCAGAGAAATCAATATTTAATGAGCCTGATGTGGATTtccatttgaaattaaatcAACAATTATTTCATATTCCTTATGAACTACTGTCCAAACGTATCAAGCATACTCAAGCGGTAATTAATAAGGAAACCAAATCACTACATGAACACACGGCCGCAttaaatcaaatatttgaacaTAATGACGTTGAGCACGACGAGTTGGCACTAGCAAAAATAACTGAAATGATTAGGAAAGTTGACCATATAGAAAGATTTTTAAATACGCAAATCAAGTCCTACTGTCAGATTTTGAAcagaattaaaaaaaggCTGGAGTTTTTCCACGAACTGAAGGACATCAAGTCACAAAATTCAGGAACATCGCACAATGGAAATAATGAGGGTACCAGGACTAAATTGATACAGTGGTATCAGAGTTATACAAACATTTTAATTGGTGATTATCTGACGAGGAATAACCCGATTAAATACAACTCGGAGACAAAGGATCATTGGAACTCTGGCGTAGTGTTTTTGAAACAGAGCCAACTGGATGATCTCATTGATTATGATGTCCTCTTGGAGGCTAATAGAATTTCGACTTCGTTACTACATGAGCGTAATCTCTTACCCCTAATTTCATGGATAAACGAGAACAAAAAGACACTGACCAAAAAGTCCTCTATATTAGAGTTTCAAGCAAGATTGCAAGAATATATTGAACTACTAAAGGTGGATAACTATACCGACGCTATAGtatgttttcaaagattcCTTTTACCATTCGTTAAGAGCAACTTCACCGATTTAAAATTAGCATCTGGACTTCTgatttttatcaaatacTGTAATGATCAAAAGCCAACTTCTTCTACCAGCTCTGGATTCGATACTGAAGAGATTAAGTCTCAAAGTTTAccaatgaagaaagatcgaatatttcaacatttttttcacaaatCTTTACCTAGAATTACCTCCAAACCTGCGGTGAATACAACAGACTATGACAAGAGTTCCTTAATAAATTTACAAAGTGGAGATTTCGAAAGATATCTGAATTTATTAGATGATCAAAGATGGTCGGTATTAAATGATTTATTCTTGAGCGACTTTTATTCCATGTATGGCATATCACAAAATGACCCTTTATTGATATACCTGTCACTAGGTATATCGTCTTTGAAGACAAGAGATTGCCTGCACCCTTCTGACgatgaaaatggaaatCAAGAGACGGAAACTGCCACAACAGCAGAGAAAGAAGTTGAAGATTTACAACTCTTTACGCTACATTCactaaaaaggaaaaattgtCCCGTTTGCAGTGAGACTTTCAAACCAATAACACAGGCATTACCATTTGCTCATCACATTCAGTCtcaattatttgaaaatccAATACTATTACCAAATGGAAATGTTTACGACagtaaaaaattgaagaaattggccaaaacattgaaaaagcaaaacttaatttctttaaatcCAGGTCAAATTATGGATCCAGTTGAcatgaaaatattttgcGAATCAGATTCTATCAAAATGTACCCAACCTGA
- the BMT5 gene encoding 25S rRNA (uracil2634-N3)-methyltransferase (Methyltransferase required for m3U2634 methylation of the 25S rRNA; S-adenosylmethionine-dependent; associates with precursors of the 60S ribosomal subunit; predicted to be involved in ribosome biogenesis), translating into MARKLKGKIGSKGLKGALLRHKAKVKLVRNIESKQKHELRKKNSSANNKTVKRNQEFQKLNQGKVMPFEKDETLMLCGEGDFSFARSIVEQNYIESDNLIITSYDNSVNELKLKYPHTFEENYQYLKDLNIPIFFQIDVTKLVKSFKISKNNTWFKIINRLSDHRWGNKPLQNIVFNFPHNGKGIKDQERNIREHQDLIFNFFQNSLQLFNLINTKIQNDTLRYTQGYDLNEDTPQAKKLTAEGYGNIILSLFDGEPYDSWQIKLLAKKNGLTLSRSSKFQWENFPGYHHRRTNSEQDTTKPAKERDARFYIFSKYVSNSSKHNRKSKKDTDSDSD; encoded by the coding sequence ATGGCCAGGAAATTGAAGGGTAAGATTGGGAGTAAAGGCCTAAAAGGTGCATTATTAAGGCACAAGGCCAAAGTGAAATTAGTGAGGAATATTGAAAGTAAGCAAAAACATGAActaagaaagaaaaattcgaGCGCTAATAACAAAACCGTGAAGAGAAACCAAGAATTCCAAAAACTTAATCAAGGGAAGGTTATGCCCTTTGAGAAGGATGAAACTTTGATGCTATGTGGTGAAGgagatttttcttttgccaGATCCATTGTTGAACAAAACTATATTGAAAGTGACAATTTAATCATAACAAGTTACGATAATTCTGTGAATGAgctgaaattgaaatatcCGCATACTTTTGAGGAAAATTACCAGTACTTAAAAGATCTAAATATTCCGATATTTTTCCAGATTGACGTTACGAAGCTCGTAAAGAGctttaaaatttccaaaaataatacTTGGTTTAAAATAATCAACAGGCTTAGCGATCATCGTTGGGGTAACAAACCTTTACAAAATatagttttcaattttccCCATAATGGAAAAGGTATTAAGgatcaagaaagaaatattagAGAGCATCAGGACTTaatttttaactttttccaaaattccTTACAATTATTTAATCTTATAAACAcgaaaattcaaaatgatACTCTTCGTTATACGCAAGGCTATGATCTTAATGAGGATACTCCCCAGGCTAAAAAATTGACCGCCGAAGGTTATGGTAACATCATACTGTCCCTTTTCGATGGAGAGCCCTATGATTCATGGCAAATCAAACTTttagccaaaaaaaatggactAACTCTGAGCAGATCGAGCAAATTCCAATGGGAAAATTTTCCAGGATATCATCACCGGAGAACGAATAGCGAACAAGATACTACAAAACCTGCGAAAGAACGTGATGCTAGGTTCTACATCTTTAGTAAATATGTCTCGAATAGTTCAAAACATAACCgtaaaagcaaaaaagaCACAGATTCTGATTCAGACTAA
- the PRK1 gene encoding serine/threonine protein kinase PRK1 (Ser/Thr protein kinase; regulates the organization and function of the actin cytoskeleton; inhibits clathrin-mediated endocytosis; phosphorylates the Pan1p and Sla1p subunits of the Pan1p-Sla1p-End3p complex, resulting in inhibition of complex formation; inhibits Scd5p through phosphorylation; phosphorylates Pan1p-interacting proteins, Ent1/2 and Yap1801/2; negatively regulated through autophosphorylation; functional overlap with ARK1), with protein sequence MNTPQISLYEPGTILTVGSHHAKIIKYLTSGGFAQVYTAEISPPDPYSNANIACLKRVIVPHKQGLNTLRAEVDAMKLLRNNKHVVSYIDSHAARSVNGIAYEVFVLMEFCERGGLIDFMNTRLQNRLQESEILEIMSQTVQGITAMHALQPPLIHRDIKIENVLISHDGLYKVCDFGSVSGVIRPPRNTQEFNYVQHDILTNTTAQYRSPEMIDLYRGLPIDEKSDIWALGVFLYKICYYTTPFEKSGEAGILHARYQYPSFPQYSDRLKNLIRLMLMEAPSQRPNICQVLEEVSRLQNKPCPIRNFYLLRAMNQNANTQLAGEPSSTTYVPTQKFIPVQSLQSINQPPNMMPVTHVSTTPNLGTFPISINDNNKTEVTAHAGLQVGSHSNLTSPLMKTKSVPLSDEFASLYYKELHPFQKSQTFKSVESFQSPQRKSMPPLSLTPVNNDIFDRVSAINRPNNYVDSETQTIDNMAVPNLKLSPTITSKSLSSTKEIAAPDNINGSKIVRSLSSKLKKVITGESRGNSPIKSRQNTGDSIRSAFGKLRHGFTGNSVNNSRSASFDNNNVNGNGNNTNRRLVSSSTSSFPKFNSDTKRKEESDKNQRLEKRRSMPPSILSDFDQHERNNSRTGSRDYYRSHSPVKKTQASAKTTSKPTLIPDNGNVNINQEKKESIQRRVHNLLKSSDDPVTYKSASGYGKYTDIGTETSNRHSSVRITPITEEKFKKTLKDGVLDIKTKSNGKDKSRPPRPPPKPLHLRTEIQKIRNFSRLQSKKLPIERISSEATETIVDVNVDDLEADFRKRFPSKV encoded by the coding sequence ATGAATACTCCACAGATTAGTCTGTATGAACCCGGGACAATATTAACTGTGGGATCTCATCATGCTAAGATTATCAAATACCTTACGAGTGGTGGATTCGCACAAGTATATACTGCCGAAATTTCCCCTCCTGACCCATATAGCAATGCTAACATAGCATGCTTGAAAAGAGTCATTGTCCCCCATAAACAGGGTTTAAATACCTTGAGAGCTGAAGTGGATGCTATGAAACTCCTTAGAAATAATAAGCATGTTGTTTCTTACATAGATTCACATGCTGCAAGGTCTGTAAATGGTATAGCATATGAGGTGTTTGTGTTAATGGAATTTTGTGAACGTGGAGGTCTTATAGATTTTATGAACACCAGATTACAAAATAGATTACAAGAATCTGAAATATTAGAAATTATGAGTCAAACCGTCCAAGGTATAACTGCAATGCACGCTCTGCAGCCGCCATTGATTCATAGAGATATTAAGATTGAGAATGTACTTATTTCTCATGATGGCTTGTATAAAGTTTGTGATTTTGGTTCCGTTTCCGGTGTGATAAGGCCACCTAGAAATACTCAAGAGTTTAATTATGTTCAACACGACATCCTAACAAATACTACAGCTCAGTATAGATCACCTGAAATGATTGACCTGTACAGAGGGTTACCTATCGACGAAAAATCTGATATTTGGGCTCTTGGTGTCtttctttacaaaataTGTTACTATACTACGCcgtttgaaaaaagtggTGAAGCCGGTATACTACATGCAAGGTATCAATATCCATCCTTTCCGCAGTATAGTGACaggttgaaaaatttgatacGTCTTATGTTAATGGAAGCACCATCTCAGAGGCCAAATATTTGTCAAGTTTTAGAGGAGGTTTCCAGGTTACAGAATAAGCCTTGCCCGATTAGAAATTTTTACTTGTTAAGAGCAATGAATCAGAATGCGAATACCCAATTGGCCGGTGAACCGTCTTCGACAACTTATGTTCCAACACAGAAATTTATTCCCGTACAAAGCCTTCAGAGCATCAACCAGCCACCAAATATGATGCCTGTAACTCACGTCAGTACTACTCCTAATTTGGGTACTTTCCCTATATCtattaatgataataacaaGACAGAAGTAACGGCGCATGCTGGCTTACAGGTTGGAAGCCATTCAAATTTGACTAGTCCCttaatgaaaacaaaatccGTTCCACTTTCTGATGAATTTGCATCACTATATTATAAAGAGCTACacccttttcaaaagtcTCAGACTTTCAAATCAGTAGAAAGTTTCCAATCCCCACAAAGGAAGTCTATGCCTCCATTATCGCTTACTCCTGTTAATAATGACATTTTTGATAGAGTTTCGGCAATAAATCGTCCAAATAACTACGTTGATTCTGAGACGCAAACTATAGATAACATGGCTGTGCCAAACTTAAAACTATCTCCCACCATTACAAGCAAATCACTAAGCTCcacaaaagaaattgcTGCTCCAGATAATATAAATGGAAGCAAGATTGTGCGTTCACTAAGCTCTAAGTTAAAAAAGGTTATTACTGGTGAATCTCGCGGCAATTCTCCGATTAAATCAAGGCAAAATACTGGTGATAGTATCAGATCAGCATTTGGTAAGCTTCGTCATGGGTTTACAGGAAACTCAGTGAACAATAGCAGGTCTGCTTCCTTTGATAATAACAATGTCAACGGCAATGGTAACAATACAAACAGGCGATTAGTTTCGTCTTCAACCTCCTCCTTTCCTAAATTTAATTCTGataccaaaagaaaagaggaatCAGACAAGAATCAGAGACTGGAAAAACGTCGCAGTATGCCTCCTTCAATTTTATCAGATTTTGACCAGCATGAGAGGAATAACTCGAGAACTGGATCAAGGGACTATTACAGGTCTCATTCTCCAGTGAAGAAAACTCAAGCATCAGCTAAAACGACATCAAAGCCTACTTTGATACCAGATAATGGCAACGTTAATAtaaatcaagaaaagaaggaatcaattcaaagaagagtGCATAACTTACTAAAGAGTTCTGATGATCCGGTAACGTATAAATCCGCATCCGGGTATGGTAAATATACAGATATTGGTACAGAAACTTCCAATCGACATTCAAGTGTAAGAATAACACCAATCacagaagaaaagtttaaGAAAACCCTTAAGGATGGTGTTTTGGACATCAAAACGAAAAGCAACGGTAAAGATAAATCAAGACCACCACGTCCACCACCAAAACCACTACATTTAAGGACAGAAATTCAGAAGATAAGAAACTTTAGTCGTTTACAATCAAAGAAACTGCCGATTGAAAGAATTTCCAGCGAAGCCACAGAAACTATTGTTGATGTTAACGTAGATGATTTAGAAGCCGATTTTAGAAAAAGGTTTCCCAGCAAAGTTTAA